A region from the Gavia stellata isolate bGavSte3 chromosome 2, bGavSte3.hap2, whole genome shotgun sequence genome encodes:
- the TBXT gene encoding T-box transcription factor T isoform X1: MSSPGTEGAGKPLQYRVDHLLSAVESELQAGSEKGDPTERELRVALEDSDLWLRFKELTNEMIVTKNGRRMFPVLKVSVSGLDPNAMYSFLLDFVAADGHRWKYVNGEWVPGGKPEPQAPSCVYIHPDSPNFGAHWMKAPVSFSKVKLTNKLNGGGQIMLNSLHKYEPRIHIVRVGGPQRMITSHSFPETQFIAVTAYQNEEITALKIKYNPFAKAFLDAKERSDHKDMMEEVGDNQQSGYSQLGSWLIPGTGTLCPPANPHPQFGAPLSLSPAHSCERYSSLRNHRPAPYPNPYTHRNNSPTYADNSSACLSMLQSHDNWSSLGVPPHTTMLPMSHSTGTATSSSQYPNLWSVSNSTITPVSQSSGMSNGLSSQFLRGSPAHYAALPHPVTAASSASPLYDGGAATDLPDSQYDASAHARLASTWTPVTPPSM, encoded by the exons ATGAGCTCCCCCGGCACGGAGGGCGCGGGCAAGCCCCTGCAGTACCGCGTGGACCACCTGCTGAGCGCCGTGGAGAGCGAGCTGCAGGCGGGCAGCGAGAAGGGCGACCCCACGGAGCGGGAGCTGCGGGTGGCGCTGGAGGACAGCGACCTGTGGCTGCGCTTCAAGGAGCTCACCAACGAGATGATCGTCACCAAAAACGGCAG GAGGATGTTCCCGGTGCTGAAGGTGAGCGTGTCGGGGCTGGACCCCAACGCCATGTACTCCTTCCTGCTGGACTTCGTGGCGGCCGACGGGCACCGCTGGAAGTACGTGAACGGGGAGTGGGTGCCGGGCGGGAAGCCGGAGCCGCAGGCGCCCAGCTGCGTCTACATCCACCCCGACTCGCCCAACTTCGGCGCGCACTGGATGAAGGCGCCCGTCTCCTTCAGCAAAGTCAAACTCACCAACAAGCTCAACGGCGGCGGGCAG ATCATGTTGAACTCTCTGCACAAGTATGAGCCAAGGATTCATATAGTGCGAGTGGGTGGCCCGCAGCGGATGATCACTAGCCATTCCTTCCCAGAGACCCAGTTTATAGCCGTGACGGCCTACCAGAACGAGGAG atcacagctttaaaaattaaatacaatcCGTTTGCAAAGGCATTTCTTGATGCAAAAGAAAG AAGTGATCACAAAGACATGATGGAGGAAGTGGGAGACAACCAGCAGTCTGGGTATTCGCAGT TAGGCAGTTGGCTTATTCCCGGGACTGGGACTCTGTGCCCACCTGCCAATCCTCACCCTCAGTTCGGAGCCCCCCTGTCGCTCTCCCCTGCTCACAGCTGTGAAAGGTACTCATCGCTGAGGAACCACCGTCCTGCCCCCTACCCCAACCCCTACACCCATAGAAACAACTCGCCAA CCTATGCCGATAActcctctgcctgcctttcCATGCTGCAGTCCCATGACAACTGGTCTTCTCTAGGAGTTCCCCCACACACGACGATGCTGCCCATGAGTCACAGCACTGGCACAGCTACCAGCTCCAG tcAGTATCCTAACTTATGGTCTGTGAGTAACAGCACCATCACACCGGTGTCTCAGTCGAGTGGGATGTCCAACGGCCTGAGCTCCCAGTTTTTACGTGGCTCTCCAGCGCACTACGCTGCCCTTCCACACCCGGTCACTGCCGCCTCTTCTGCCTCCCCCCTGTACGATGGTGGGGCTGCCACGGACCTGCCCGACAGCCAGTATGATGCCTCCGCACATGCCAGGCTAGCATCCACGTGGACGCCTGTCACCCCCCCTTCCATGTAA
- the TBXT gene encoding T-box transcription factor T isoform X2, which translates to MSSPGTEGAGKPLQYRVDHLLSAVESELQAGSEKGDPTERELRVALEDSDLWLRFKELTNEMIVTKNGRRMFPVLKVSVSGLDPNAMYSFLLDFVAADGHRWKYVNGEWVPGGKPEPQAPSCVYIHPDSPNFGAHWMKAPVSFSKVKLTNKLNGGGQIMLNSLHKYEPRIHIVRVGGPQRMITSHSFPETQFIAVTAYQNEEITALKIKYNPFAKAFLDAKERSDHKDMMEEVGDNQQSGYSQCSWLIPGTGTLCPPANPHPQFGAPLSLSPAHSCERYSSLRNHRPAPYPNPYTHRNNSPTYADNSSACLSMLQSHDNWSSLGVPPHTTMLPMSHSTGTATSSSQYPNLWSVSNSTITPVSQSSGMSNGLSSQFLRGSPAHYAALPHPVTAASSASPLYDGGAATDLPDSQYDASAHARLASTWTPVTPPSM; encoded by the exons ATGAGCTCCCCCGGCACGGAGGGCGCGGGCAAGCCCCTGCAGTACCGCGTGGACCACCTGCTGAGCGCCGTGGAGAGCGAGCTGCAGGCGGGCAGCGAGAAGGGCGACCCCACGGAGCGGGAGCTGCGGGTGGCGCTGGAGGACAGCGACCTGTGGCTGCGCTTCAAGGAGCTCACCAACGAGATGATCGTCACCAAAAACGGCAG GAGGATGTTCCCGGTGCTGAAGGTGAGCGTGTCGGGGCTGGACCCCAACGCCATGTACTCCTTCCTGCTGGACTTCGTGGCGGCCGACGGGCACCGCTGGAAGTACGTGAACGGGGAGTGGGTGCCGGGCGGGAAGCCGGAGCCGCAGGCGCCCAGCTGCGTCTACATCCACCCCGACTCGCCCAACTTCGGCGCGCACTGGATGAAGGCGCCCGTCTCCTTCAGCAAAGTCAAACTCACCAACAAGCTCAACGGCGGCGGGCAG ATCATGTTGAACTCTCTGCACAAGTATGAGCCAAGGATTCATATAGTGCGAGTGGGTGGCCCGCAGCGGATGATCACTAGCCATTCCTTCCCAGAGACCCAGTTTATAGCCGTGACGGCCTACCAGAACGAGGAG atcacagctttaaaaattaaatacaatcCGTTTGCAAAGGCATTTCTTGATGCAAAAGAAAG AAGTGATCACAAAGACATGATGGAGGAAGTGGGAGACAACCAGCAGTCTGGGTATTCGCAGT GCAGTTGGCTTATTCCCGGGACTGGGACTCTGTGCCCACCTGCCAATCCTCACCCTCAGTTCGGAGCCCCCCTGTCGCTCTCCCCTGCTCACAGCTGTGAAAGGTACTCATCGCTGAGGAACCACCGTCCTGCCCCCTACCCCAACCCCTACACCCATAGAAACAACTCGCCAA CCTATGCCGATAActcctctgcctgcctttcCATGCTGCAGTCCCATGACAACTGGTCTTCTCTAGGAGTTCCCCCACACACGACGATGCTGCCCATGAGTCACAGCACTGGCACAGCTACCAGCTCCAG tcAGTATCCTAACTTATGGTCTGTGAGTAACAGCACCATCACACCGGTGTCTCAGTCGAGTGGGATGTCCAACGGCCTGAGCTCCCAGTTTTTACGTGGCTCTCCAGCGCACTACGCTGCCCTTCCACACCCGGTCACTGCCGCCTCTTCTGCCTCCCCCCTGTACGATGGTGGGGCTGCCACGGACCTGCCCGACAGCCAGTATGATGCCTCCGCACATGCCAGGCTAGCATCCACGTGGACGCCTGTCACCCCCCCTTCCATGTAA
- the TBXT gene encoding T-box transcription factor T isoform X3 has translation MSSPGTEGAGKPLQYRVDHLLSAVESELQAGSEKGDPTERELRVALEDSDLWLRFKELTNEMIVTKNGRRMFPVLKVSVSGLDPNAMYSFLLDFVAADGHRWKYVNGEWVPGGKPEPQAPSCVYIHPDSPNFGAHWMKAPVSFSKVKLTNKLNGGGQIMLNSLHKYEPRIHIVRVGGPQRMITSHSFPETQFIAVTAYQNEEITALKIKYNPFAKAFLDAKERSDHKDMMEEVGDNQQSGYSQSYADNSSACLSMLQSHDNWSSLGVPPHTTMLPMSHSTGTATSSSQYPNLWSVSNSTITPVSQSSGMSNGLSSQFLRGSPAHYAALPHPVTAASSASPLYDGGAATDLPDSQYDASAHARLASTWTPVTPPSM, from the exons ATGAGCTCCCCCGGCACGGAGGGCGCGGGCAAGCCCCTGCAGTACCGCGTGGACCACCTGCTGAGCGCCGTGGAGAGCGAGCTGCAGGCGGGCAGCGAGAAGGGCGACCCCACGGAGCGGGAGCTGCGGGTGGCGCTGGAGGACAGCGACCTGTGGCTGCGCTTCAAGGAGCTCACCAACGAGATGATCGTCACCAAAAACGGCAG GAGGATGTTCCCGGTGCTGAAGGTGAGCGTGTCGGGGCTGGACCCCAACGCCATGTACTCCTTCCTGCTGGACTTCGTGGCGGCCGACGGGCACCGCTGGAAGTACGTGAACGGGGAGTGGGTGCCGGGCGGGAAGCCGGAGCCGCAGGCGCCCAGCTGCGTCTACATCCACCCCGACTCGCCCAACTTCGGCGCGCACTGGATGAAGGCGCCCGTCTCCTTCAGCAAAGTCAAACTCACCAACAAGCTCAACGGCGGCGGGCAG ATCATGTTGAACTCTCTGCACAAGTATGAGCCAAGGATTCATATAGTGCGAGTGGGTGGCCCGCAGCGGATGATCACTAGCCATTCCTTCCCAGAGACCCAGTTTATAGCCGTGACGGCCTACCAGAACGAGGAG atcacagctttaaaaattaaatacaatcCGTTTGCAAAGGCATTTCTTGATGCAAAAGAAAG AAGTGATCACAAAGACATGATGGAGGAAGTGGGAGACAACCAGCAGTCTGGGTATTCGCAGT CCTATGCCGATAActcctctgcctgcctttcCATGCTGCAGTCCCATGACAACTGGTCTTCTCTAGGAGTTCCCCCACACACGACGATGCTGCCCATGAGTCACAGCACTGGCACAGCTACCAGCTCCAG tcAGTATCCTAACTTATGGTCTGTGAGTAACAGCACCATCACACCGGTGTCTCAGTCGAGTGGGATGTCCAACGGCCTGAGCTCCCAGTTTTTACGTGGCTCTCCAGCGCACTACGCTGCCCTTCCACACCCGGTCACTGCCGCCTCTTCTGCCTCCCCCCTGTACGATGGTGGGGCTGCCACGGACCTGCCCGACAGCCAGTATGATGCCTCCGCACATGCCAGGCTAGCATCCACGTGGACGCCTGTCACCCCCCCTTCCATGTAA